Proteins encoded by one window of Haematobia irritans isolate KBUSLIRL chromosome 2, ASM5000362v1, whole genome shotgun sequence:
- the LOC142226832 gene encoding uncharacterized protein LOC142226832 isoform X1, whose amino-acid sequence MSQLYTLLVLVIFAIAFVMGRPQLHRYQHIAVIENDAWEQSLPGELRNPFYKTPRVRSALAKSSWFGPGETPVLDRQAEKISRREIYNVLSHAGLIERRKFF is encoded by the exons gtCTCAACTGTATACACTTTTGGTATTAGTCATCTTTGCCATAGCGTTTGTTATGGGCCGACCACAACTGCATCGTTACCAACACATAGctgttatagaaaatgatgCCTGGGAACAATCTCTGCCCGGTGAACTCCGAAATCCCTTCTATAAAACACCTAGGGTAAGAAGtgctttggcaaaatcttcatgGTTTGGACCAGGAGAAACACcg GTATTGGATAGACAAGCTGAAAAAATCTCCAGACGGGAAATCTATAATGTTTTAAGTCATGCTGGTCTCATCgaaagaagaaaattcttttaa
- the LOC142226832 gene encoding uncharacterized protein LOC142226832 isoform X2, with translation MGRPQLHRYQHIAVIENDAWEQSLPGELRNPFYKTPRVRSALAKSSWFGPGETPVLDRQAEKISRREIYNVLSHAGLIERRKFF, from the exons ATGGGCCGACCACAACTGCATCGTTACCAACACATAGctgttatagaaaatgatgCCTGGGAACAATCTCTGCCCGGTGAACTCCGAAATCCCTTCTATAAAACACCTAGGGTAAGAAGtgctttggcaaaatcttcatgGTTTGGACCAGGAGAAACACcg GTATTGGATAGACAAGCTGAAAAAATCTCCAGACGGGAAATCTATAATGTTTTAAGTCATGCTGGTCTCATCgaaagaagaaaattcttttaa